A single region of the Lycium barbarum isolate Lr01 chromosome 2, ASM1917538v2, whole genome shotgun sequence genome encodes:
- the LOC132629249 gene encoding CO(2)-response secreted protease-like, producing the protein MKNVSLVLWFCVFLISFLRESKVASQGQGHGVYSVYMGAKGSSDDQLQLMSSLTTRRKNAVVHSYKNSFSGFAAHLSDVEAQSIAQQPGVVSVFPDPAFQLHKMRSWDFLNHQYDLVHNFLYSSGSNSSSNGADTIIGIFDSGIWPESECFNDKGIGPIPSRWKGTCTRGYDFNSSCCNRSGRVHCWWRR; encoded by the exons ATGAAAAATGTCTCTTTAGTTTTGTGGTTTTGTGTCTTCTTAATTTCTTTTCTAAGAGAATCCAAGGTAGCCTCTCAAGGACAAGGCCATGGAGTTTACAGTGTTTACATGGGTGCCAAGGGTTCATCTGATGATCAGCTTCAACTTATGAGCTCCCTGACAACAAG GAGAAAGAATGCAGTGGTGCACAGCTACAAAAATAGTTTCTCAGGATTCGCAGCGCATTTATCAGACGTTGAAGCTCAATCGATTGCTCAACAACCCGGAGTTGTCTCTGTTTTTCCCGATCCAGCATTTCAACTCCACAAGATGCGATCATGGGATTTTCTGAACCATCAATACGATCTGGTACACAATTTCCTTTACAGTTCTGGCTCGAATTCATCCTCAAATGGAGCAGATACCATAATTGGCATTTTTGACTCGG GAATATGGCCGGAATCAGAATGTTTTAATGACAAGGGAATCGGTCCAATCCCATCGCGATGGAAAGGAACTTGCACCCGAGGTTATGATTTCAATTCTTCCTGCTGCAACAG ATCTGGCCGTGTGCATTGTTGGTGGCGGCGGTGA